The Luteimonas galliterrae genomic interval CGGATCTCGCCGGCGAAGGCGACCACCGCCGGCGCAGCATCGCCGGCACGGGTAACCAGTACCGGGCGGGCGGCTTCGGGCGGCTTTTCGCCGCCGCCGCACGCCGACAAGAGTAAGGTCGCACCGACGACCAGCGCGGGCGCAAGGAAGGCTTGCCTGGCTACCACGGTCATGCTGACTCCGGGCTAATTATTACACTGGCCGGTATAGTATAAATATAAAACCGATTAGTCTAGTATTACGTCATGAGCAAGCCAGCCGCCGCCAGCAAACTCGAAACCCGAGCCAAAACCACCAGTCCTGGCCGCCCCAAGGACTTGAACAAGCGTGCCGCCATCCTGGATACGGCGAAGCGGTTGTTCACCCTGCAGGGCTTCGACGGCGTCAGCATGGATCAGATCGCCGCCGAGGCGGGGGTTTCCAAACTCACCGTCTACAGCCATTTCGGCGACAAGGACGCGTTGTTCATGGAAGCGATACGCGCCAAGTGCGAGGAGCAGATGCCCCCGGACCTGTTCCCGTCGGACCTGAAAGGTCCGCTGAGGACGCAGCTGACCCGGATCGCGCAGGCCTTCTTCGCCCTGATCACCAGCGACGAAGCGTTGTCGATGCACCGCATGATGCTGACCCAGTCCAGCGACGTCCGCGTCCGCCAGATGTTCTGGCAGGCCGGCCCGCAGCGCGTACAGGAAGCGTTCAACGAATTCCTGCAGGCGCGCGTGGCCGCCGGCGAACTGGTGGTGCCCGATATCGCCCGCGCGCCGTCGCAGTTCTTCTGCCTGCTGAAAGGCGAGTTGCACATGCGCATGGTCAGCGGGCTTTGCGCCGCCCCCAGTCAGCGCGAGGTCGATGCGCATATCGAGGCCACCGTCGACCTGTTCCTGCGCGCCCATGAGCCGCGCTGAGCCGGTGTCCGCCGATGCGCCGCGGACGTCCGCGGTCGCGATGACACCTGTCATCGCTACGAGAGTCTCGGTTACTTCCGGCACTCAGCGCCCTGTGCGACGTGGGCGATCCTGTTTCCCAAGCCGTCCCCACCCTGCCGCCAGAGACCGGTAAAATCGCGGGCCGACCGCACCAGGCACAGAGCATGACGATCGATTACGCCAAAGTCCGCGAAAACATGGTGGAGCAGCAAGTCCGCCCCTGGGACGTGCTGGACGGGCGCGTGCTGGAGGCCTTGTCCGCCGTGCCTCGCGACGCCTTCGTGCCCGAAGCCTACCGCGCGCTGGCCTACGCCGATCTGGAACTGCCGATCGGCCACGGCCAGTCGATGATGAAGCCGGTGGTCGAGGGCCGCATGCTGCAGGGCTTGGAACTGGACGCGGGCGACGAAGTGCTGGAAATCGGCACCGGCACCGGTTTCGTGACCGCCTGCCTGGGCTATCTGGCACGCGATGTGCATAGTCTGGAAATAGTGCCGGAACTCGCGGCCGCGGCGAGCGCGCGCCTGGCGCAGCGCGGCCACGACAGCAACGTGCGCATCGAGGCCGCCGATGCGTTGGCCTGGAACACGTCGCGCCGCTTCGACGCGATCTGCGTCACGGCCGCCGTCGACACGGTCCCGGCGCGTTTCGTCGAATGGCTGCGTCCCGGCGGGCGCCTGTTCGTGGTCCGCGGCCGCGCGCCGGTGATGGAAGCGGTCTGTTTGCGCAACGAAGTCAACGGCGCGCGCATCGAATCGTTGTTCGAAACCGAACTGCAGTATCTCGCCGGCGCCGCGCCGGCACCCGAATTCCACTTGTAAAAAATCAAGACCCCGCCCGCGCAACGATGCGCGGACTGCCAATAAAAACCAAGGACCTCCCCGCATGAGTCGCCGTCCGCTGTTTTTCGCCCTCGCCCTGGCCCTGTTGCCCGCCAGCGCCTTCGCCGAAGACCTGTTGCAGACCTACGAACTGGCCCGCACCGGCGACCCGCAATTGTCCGCCGCCGAAGCCGACCGCCGCGCCGTCAAGGAAGGCGCCGTGCAGGCGCGCGGCGCGATGCTGCCGCAGATCGACGCCAGCGCCTCGTTCAACCGCCAGCGCAACTACACCGACAGCCCGATCCAGGTCGATCCCGATACCGGCGAGATTTCCGGCGGCAACCGCCGCACCGAAACGTCTACCCGCAGGACCGGGGTCAACGTCGACCAGATGGTCTTCGACTTCGGCAACTTCGCGCGCCTCAAGAGCCAGAAGGCGCTGAGCAAGGGCGCCGACTTCTCGCTGGAAAGCGCCGGCGACGACCTGATCACGCGCACTTCGCAAGCCTATTTCAACGTGCTGGTCGCGATCGAAACGCTGGCCGCGGCCGAAGCGCAGGAAACCGCGCTGAAGAAGCAATTCGACTTCGCCGACAAGCGCCTGGAAGTGGGCCTGGCGCCGATCACCGACGTGCACGAAGCGCGCGCGCAGTACGACAGCGCCCGCGCCAACACCATCGTGCGCCGCAACGAGTTGGAAGACGCCTATCAGGCGCTGACCGAGATCACCGGCCAGCCGGTGCGCAGCCTCAAGGGCCTGCCCGAGGATTACAAGCCGGAGTTGCCGCCGGAGCAGACCGTGGAGAGCTGGGTCGAAAGCGCGGTCAAGAACAATCCCGCGCTGATGGCCACGCAATACCAGGTGGAATCGGCGGCGGCCGACGTGCAAACGGCGCGCGCCGGGCATCTCCCGCGCCTGTATCTGAACGGCAGCTACGGCGACACCACCAGTTGGGGCGACGTCACTTTCGCCGGCACGCAGCGGCTTCCTTTCAGCGACGACCATGGTTACGGCCCGTCCGTGGGCCTGACGCTTTCGGTGCCGATCTTTTCCGGCGGCGTGACCCAGTCGCAGGTGCGCGCGGCCATCGCGCGCCGCGATGCCGCCCAGAACCAGCTGGAACAGCAGAAGCGCGCGCTCGAGCGCAGCACGCGCAACGCTTACCAGGCGCTGATCGCCGGCGTCAGCGAAGTCGAGGCCCGTCGTTTGGCCGTGGTGTCCGCCAAAGCGGCGTACGAAGCATCGCAAGTGGGCCTGGAAGTGGGCACCCGCACCGTGATCGACGTGCTGATCAACCAGCGCAACCTGTTCGATGCGCAGCAGACCTACGCGCAGGCCAAATACGGCTTCCTGCAGAACCGTTTGCGCTTGGACCAGGCGGCGGGCACGTTGGACATTGCGGACGTGCAGGAAATCAACCGCCTGCTCACCGTCAACGCGGACGCGCAACTGCAACCGGCGCAGTAAGCCTAGCCTGGGCGAACGCGCGGCTACGCCGCGCTACCGTGCTTGTCTCCCATGATCCCGGCGAAAGCCGGGATCGGTGTCTTCGCCTCGCTCTGCAGAGCAAGGCTTACTCCGCTGCTTTTGTTTCAGGCCATCATCCCCGCGAAGGCGGGACTGCGGAGGCCGAAAGCCGCAGCGAACATCTGCGTCAGCAGATGGCCCGTGTGCTTGGCCACCGCTCGCCGGCCCTCGGGATTCCTCCGTCGCTTCGACATTCAGATTCGAGGCGATCGACCAGAACTACTCCTTAGCGAAACTCCGCAAAAGCCACGTCACCCATAGGCTGCGAATCAAAATCTAGTACCTGCGTAAGAAGGTCACCCACGACGAAAGCTTAGGCCGCTAGCGGACTTTCAGGCGCGACGCATCGCACCGCAGTTCAGGCCCTTTCTTGGGTTACTTTCTTTGGGCCAGCAAAGAAAGTGACCCGGGCGCAGCCCGGAAGCCTTTTTCCATGGCGCGAGTCGCAGCGCACCTGCGAGGACGCGGACCTGGATCCCGGCCTTCGCCGGGATGACGGCTTAGGGGCAACAGCAAAAGCAAGATGGGTCCCAGCGTTCGCTGGGATGACGGCATGAGAGCAAACGGCTTAAGAGCGAAGTGCAGCGGAGCAAGCCCCGCTCTACAAAGGCGGAGCACGACAAAGGCAGCGGATCGAGCTCCGCTCCCGCAGAGCCTGGGCCAAGCCGCTGGATTCCGGCCTTCGCCAAGAGTCGCCATGACACAATCGCGTCGTGACCGACTTCGCCGCCTTCGACCCCATCGCCGAGCGCGCCATCGCGCAACTGCGTGCGGCCGCGCCAGACCTGGCATGGTCGGAGGCGCTGCCGGCGCGATGCCGGGCCGTCGCGATCGCCAGCGACTTCGCGATCGGCGTACTGACGCGGCAACCCGATCTGCTCGCGCGGCTGGCGGACGATGCGAATGCCGGTCCACCGCCGTTGCCGGCGCTCGATGCCGCAAATCGTAGCGATTGGCCGATGCTGCTGCGCCGTTACCGCGCCGCCGAATCCACGCGCTTGGTTTGGCGCGACGCGCTCGGAATCGACGATGTCGACGCCACCCTCGCCGGCAGCACGCGCCTGGCCGAAACCTGCCTGCAGACTGCGCTGGCGGCGCTGGAAGCCGAATTCGCGCAACGTTACGGCACAGTGCGATCGGCGGACGGCGCACCGCAGCGGCTAATCGTTTTCGGCTTGGGCAAGCTCGGCGGCGGCGAGCTGAACTTCAGTTCCGATGTCGACTTGGTCTACGGCTACCCGGAAAACGGCGAAAGCGACGGCGCGCGCGGTTTGCACGCCGAAGACTATTTCGCGCGGCTCGGGCAGCAACTGGCGAAACTGCTCGACGAGACCACGATCGACGGCTTCAGCCATCGCGTCGACCTGCGCCTGCGACCGTTCGGCAACGCCGGCCGCGTGGCGCTGTCGTTCGCTGCGATGGAACAGTACTTCCAGCGCGAAGGCCGCGATTGGGAGCGTTACGCCTGGCTCAAGGCGCGGCCGGTGGCCGGCGACATCGACGCCGGCGAACGTTTCCTCGAAACGCTGCGTCCCTTCGTCTATCGGCGGTATCTGGACTACGGCGCATTGGGCGGCCTGCGCGAAATGAAAGCGGCGATCACCGCCGAAGTCGCACGCAAGGAACTGGCCGACGACATCAAACGCGGGCCTGGCGGCATCCGCGAGATCGAATTCCTGGCGCAGGCCCTGCAGCTGATCCGCGGCGGACGCGAGCCCGCGCTGCAGCAGCGGCGCCTGTTGCCGGCGCTGCAGGCGCTGGTCGATGCGCGGCAGATCGAACCGGAGGTCGGCGACGCCCTGGCCGCCGCCTACCGCTTCCTGCGCAAGCTCGAGAACCGCTTGCAGATGCTGCGCGACGCGCAAACGCATGCGCTGCCGGAAAGCGAAGCCGACCGGCACCGCATCGCTATCGGCTGCGGCTTCGCCGATTGGCCGGCATTGCGCGCGCAGCTGGATGCGCATCGCGGGCGCGTCGCCGCCGAGTTCGGAGCCCTGCTGGCTACGCGCCAACGCCGCGCGGAGCCGACCGCGCTGGCCGCGTATTGGCGCGCGCTGCCCGAAGCCGGCGAGACAGCGGTATTGGCCGATGCCGGCTTCGAAGAGGCGTCGGCGCTGGACGCGCAGCTGCGCGATTTCGCGCGCGCGCCCGGCGTGCGCGATCTGCCGGACGCCGCGCGCGCCAGGTTGGATCGCGTGCTGCCGGCGTTGCTGCAGGCGGCCGCGCAGTCGCGCCAACCCGATGCCGCTTTGCGCCGCGCGCTGGCGTTGCTGCAGAACATCCTGCGCCGCAGCAGTTACCTGGCGCTGTTGGACGAGCAGCCCGAGGCCTTGCGGCGGCTGGTCGATGCGGTCGCGCGCAGCGCCCTGCTCGCCGAACGCTTGGCAGCGCATCCCTTGCTGCTCGACGAACTGCTCGACGCGCGCGCCGCCGGGCCGCTGCCGCAGCGAGAAGCGCTTCGCGCCGAGTGCGAAACGGCTTTCGCCGCCGCGGATGGCGATACCGAGGCGGCGCTGCAGGCGCTTAACGAGAAGCGGCAGGCGCTCAGTTTCCGCATCGCCCTGGCCGTGCTCGACGCGCGCCAGAACGCCAGCGACAGCACGCGCCAGCTGGCCTGGCTGGCCGATGCGGTGGTCGCCATCGCCCTGCGCCTGGCGATCGCCGAAACCGCCGCCGCGCACGGCACGGTGCCGGACGCCCGTTTCGCCGTGCTCGGCTACGGCAGTTTGGGCGGCGAAGAGCTCGGCTTCGGTTCGGATCTGGACCTGGTGTTCCTATACGACGCCGCGGACGGCGCGCAATCCGATGGCGCGCGTCCGTTGGAAGCCTCGCGCTACTACGCGCGGTTGGCGCAGAAGCTGGTGGCGCTGCTCGGCGCGCCGACCGCCGCCGGCAAGCTGTACGAGATCGACGTCCGCTTGCGCCCCGACGGCGCCAAGGGCCTGCTGGTCTCGAGCGTGGCCAGCTTCGCCGATTACCAGCGCGAGCGGGCCTGGACCTGGGAACATCAGGCGCTGGTGCGCGTGCGCGGCATCGCCGGCGACGCCGCGCTGCTGCAGGCGTTCGAGCGCGTGCGTGGCGAGACTTTGTCGCGATCGCGGGATCCGCAGAAGTTGCGTGAGGACGTGGTCGCCATGCGCGCGAAGATGCGCGCCGAACTGGACCGTTCCGATGCCGCGCGCTTCGATCTGAAACAGGGCGAGGGCGGGCTGGTCGATCTCGAATTCTTGTTGCAGTACCTGGTGTTGCGCGACTCGCATGCGCATCGCGAACTTCTGCTGCATCGCGATACGCCCGGCCTGATCGCAGCGGCAAGCGGCGCCGGTGCGCTGGATGCATCCGTTGGCGACGCATTGCGCGAAGCTCACGCATCGCTGCTGGCGCTGGGACTGGCTTGCACGCTCGACCGCCGGCAGCGCTTGGTGGCAGACGACGAAAACGTGGCGCAGGCACGCAGGACGATACGCGGTGCGGTGCACGACTGCGGCCTGCGATTCGCGGCAACGGACTCGGAATAGCGCTGTCACACGGAGTTTCTTTCGTTTCCTTCGCCCTTAAAGTCATCATCCCGCAAGACGGGACTGCGAGGCCGAAGGGCGTAGCGAACCTCTGCGTCGGCAGATGGCCTGGAGGGCGAGCGAAGCGAGTAACCCAACGGCTTGGCTTGTCTCCTTTCTTTGAAAAGAGGGGCCGGGGAAGATTCGCTTTGGCTCTGTAGAGCGGAGCTTGCTCTGCCGCCTTGGCTTGGGGGTTGTCGCGATCTGCCGGCCTTTCAGGCCGGGGTTTCGTCCGCTAAAACCGCGGCCGAGTGACCCTTCGGCAAGCTCAGGGCATGCTTTCTTTTTGAGGGGCCCAAAAAGAGAAGTCACCAAAGAAAAAGGGCCTTTGGAAGGGATCCCGGCGAGGGGCTACTCCATGTTCTTGGCCACCGCTCGCTAGCCTTCGGGATTCCTCCGTCGCTTCGACATTCAGATGCGAAGCGATCGACCGAACGTCTCCTTAGCGCAAATCCGCAAAAGCCACGTCACCCATAGGCTGCGAATCAAAATCTAGTACCTGCGTAAGAAGGTCACCTGCGACGAAAGCCAAGTCGCTGGCGGACTTTCAGGTGCGACGCATCGCACCGCAGTTCAGGCCCTTTCTTGGGTTACTTTCTTTGGGCCAACAAAGAAAGTGACCCGGCGCAGCCGGAAGCCTTTGTCCATGGCGCGAGTCGCAGCGCAGGCCGCGAGGACGCGGGCCTGGATCCCGGCCTTCGCCGGGATGACGGCTTAGGGGCAAGGGCAAGCGCGAGAGCAAGAGCAAGATGGATCCCAGCGTTCGCTGGGATGACGGCTAAACCTCCGGCAATTGCGGCTCGATCAGCGCCATCGTCCGCGCCAGCGCGCCGCGCCCTTGCGCGACCAGCGCCAGACCGGCGTTGCCCATCGCGGCGCGCGCATGAGCATCGGCGAGCAAGGCTTCCAACGCCGGGCAGAGCGCTTCGGCGCCGGCGATGATCCGCAACGCGCCGGCCTGCTCCAGATGCGCGGCGATCTCGGCGAAGTTGTGCAGGTGCGGACCGGTGACGATGGCCTTGCCCAGCGCCGCCGGTTCCAGCAGATTGTGCCCGCCGATCGGCTGCAGGCTGCCGCCGACGAAAGCCACGTCCGCGCAAGCGTAGAAGTCGGCGAGTTCGCCCAAGGTATCGATCACGAATACCGCGTCGCCGGCGCGCGGCCAGCGGTCCTTGCTGCGCAATGCCACCTGCAGGTTTTCGCTGCGTACCAGTTCCGCTACCGGCCGGAACCGCTCCGGATGCCGTGGCGCCCACAACAACAGCAAGTCCGGCCACCGCTTGCGCAGGCAGCGGTGCGCAGCGATCACCGCGGCCTCCTCGCCGTCGTGCGTGCTGGCCGCGATCCATACCGGCCGTGCGGCGCCGAGGCTGTCCTGGAATTGCGCCACGAACGCGTCCGCGCCCGTCGGCACGGCGACGTCGTACTTCAGATTGCCGGTGACTACCACGCGCTCGCGCTGCGCGCCCAGCGCGATGAAGCGTTCGCCGTCGGCGGCCGATTGCGCCGCCACGCGCGTCACGCTGCGCAAGGCCCGCCCGATCAACGGGCGCAATACCCGATAGCCGCGCAACGAACGCTCCGACAGGCGCGCATTGAGCACGTACGACGGGATGCCGCGGTCGCGGCAACCGAACAACAGGTTGGGCCAGAGTTCGGTTTCCAGGATCAGCGCGATCCTGGGCCGGAAATGATCGAGGAAGCGCCCGACCGCACCGGGCAGGTCGTAAGGCAGATAGACGTGCTCGACGGCATCCAGCCACAGCGAACGGGCGCGCGCCGAGCCGGTCGGCGTGATCGTAGTGACCACCAGCCGCAGATCCGGGCGTGCGCGGCGCAAGGCGTCGACCAGCGGCGCGGCGGCGTTGACCTCGCCCACCGACACCGCGTGCAGCCAGATCGTGGCGGCATCCTGCCGCGGCGAATAGGCGGCATAGCGCTCGTTCCATCGCTGGAAGTATTCGCGGTGCCGGAACCCGCGCCAGATCAGGTGATACAGCGTGACCGGCGCCAGCAGGTACAAGGTCGCCGAGTACAGGGCGCGCAGCATTCGTTCGATCGGTTCACCCTGCATACCGGCACAGCATAGCGAAGCGGCGCGGCTTGTTGGCCTAAAATCGGCGCATGTCCTCGAACTCCCCCGCCGGCCCACCGCCTCTGTCGCCGCGCCACTGGCCGATGTGGCTGGTCCTGGGCGGGATCTGCCTCGCCGCGCGCCTGCCCTGGGCGCTGCAGCGCGTGCTCGGCCGCGCGCTCGGTAGGCTCATGCTACGGCTGTTGCCGGACCGCCGCGACGCGGCGCGGACCAACCTGGCGCTATGCCTGCCGGAATTGTCCGAGGCCGCGCGCGAGACCCTGTTGCGGCAGAGCTTCGACGACCTGGGCATCGGCCTGTTCGAGTTCGGGCGGGCCTGGTGGGGTTCGATCGCCACGCTGCGGCGCGACGTGCGGATCGAAGGGCTGGACAAGCTGGCCGCGCTGCAGGCGCAGGGCCGCGGCGTGCTTTTGATCTCCGGCCACTTCATGACGCTGGAAACCTGCGGCCGCCTGCTCTGCGATCACGTGGCCCTGGCCGGCATGTACCGCCGCCACCGCAATCCGGTGTTCGAATGGGCGGTCAAGCGCGGCCGGCTGCGCTACGCCAGCGCGATGTTCGCCAACGACGAGCTGCGCGCGGCGGTGCGTCATCTCAAGCGCGGCGGCTTTCTTTGGTACGCACCGGACCAGGACATGCGCGGCAAGGAAACTGTGTTCGCGCCTTTCTTCGGCATACCCGCTTCGACCATCACCGCTACCCACCAGCTGGCGCGCCTGACCGGCTGCGCGGTGGTGCCGTTCTTCCACCGCCGCGAAGACGGTCGATACCTGCTGCGCGTCGGCGATCCGCTGCCCGATTTCCCGACCGCCGACGTGGTCGCCGACAGCGCGCGCGTCAATGCCGCCATAGAGGAGATGGTGCGGCAGGCGCCGTCGCAGTACCTGTGGATCCATCGCCGCTTCAAGCGACTGCCGGATGGCCAACCGTCCGTATATTCGTAACCGCGGCGTCTAGCCCCTTTAGCTCTGGCTCTGTGTAGAGCGGGGCTTGCCCCGCTGCTCTTTGCTTGGGGTTGTCGCGACCTGCCGGCCCTTCGGACCGGGGTTTCCTCCGCTAGAACCGCGGCCGAGTGACCCTTCGGCAAGCTCAGGGCATGCTTTCTTTTTGTGGGCCCAAAAAGAGAAGTCACCAAAGAAAAGGGGGTTCCTCCGTCGCTTCGACATTGAGATCCGAGGCGATCGACAAGAACTACTCCTTAGCGCAACTCCGCAAAAGCCACGTCACCCATACGCGACGAATCAAAATCTAGTACCTGCGTAAGAAGGTCACCCACGACGAAAGCCAGGTCGCTGGCGGACTTTCAGAGGCTTCGCATCACTTGAGCTTCGGGCCCTTTCTTTGGTTACTTTCTTTGGGCCAGCAAAGAAAGTGACCCGGCGCAGCCGGAAGCCTTTTTCCATGGCGCGAGTCGCAGCGAGGCCCACAAGCACGTGGGCCTGGATCCCGGCCTTCGCCGGGATGACGGCTTAAGGGCAAGGGCAAGAGCAAGATGGGTCCCAGCGTTCGCTGGGATGACGGCATGAGAGCGAACGGCTTAAGAGCAAACGGCTTAATCGCTGCGCCGCTGCGCTTCGTAGAGCTTGGCGTACTTCAGGAAAGCGTAGAAGGCCTGCGTCCTGGCGGCGAAATAACCCGCCCAGCCGTTGAGGAAATAGCGCTTGCCGAAATACAGCTTGGCGAACGCTAACGGCGGATACAGCAACATGCGCAGCCCGAGCAGCGCCGGGCGCCGCGACTTCTTGTGTTCGACCAGGCCGCTGGAATAGCGGTTCACCTTGTCGACACGATCGTGCAGCCGCGGCTCCCCGTAATGCAGGAACGGCGCATCGAGATCGATCGCACGGCCCTCGATTTCCGGCGCGGCATGCACCGGCACCGCGTTCATGCGTCCGCACGAACGGCGGAACAGGCGCAATTGCCAGTTGGGCCGCGTGAACGGATGCGGCCACCGCCAGAACAGCCATTCGCGGCGCGGCAAGCGATAACCATCGGCGCGCGGCGATCGCAGCTCGCGTTCGATCGCGGCGCGGCCGGCGTCGCTGAGATGCTCGTCGGCATCCAGCAACAGCACCCAATCGTGGCGGGCGCGGTCGATCGCCGACTGCTTCTGCGGCCCGTAGCCCTTGAACGCCTCGACGTCCACGCGCGCGCCATGGCGCTGCGCGATGTCGCGGGTGGCGTCGGTGGAATCCGAATCCAGCACCACGATCTCGTCGCAGAACGCCACGCTCGCCAGGCAACGCTCCAGCGTCGCAGCGTTGTTGTACGTGGTGACCACCGCCGACAGCGGCGCGCGGGCGGCCTGCGCGCTCATCGGTCGCCGCGCGCGAGCAGGCTGCCGGCATAAAGCGCCGCCAGCATCAGCGTCAGCCCGCCCCAGAAGGTGGAATAGAACGCCAGATGCGTGTTGAAGGGGAACACGGTGACGCACAACGCCAGCATCGCCGGCCGCGCGCGTTCGCGCGAGGCCGCATCGGCATAGCGCCAGGCGTGCCAGGCCATCGCCGCGCCGGCCAGCCATAGCAGCAAGCCGATGAATCCGGTTTCGCTGAGGATTTCCAGCACGATCTGGTGCGCATGCAGCGCCGGGCCCACGCCCCACGCCGGCGTCTGCCCGGCGCGCGGATCGCAATGCGGGAACGCCTCGCGGAAGCCGCGCGCGCCGACGCCGTTGATCGGATGCTCGCGCACCATGCAGGCCGCGGCGCTCCAGATCCGGCCGCGGCCGGACAGGGCCGTGTCGACGCCGCCGTCCTCCTCGGCCAATGCTTGCGTGGTGCGTTCGATGCGATCGCGCACTTGCGGCGACGAGAAGGCCAGTACCGCCAGGGCGATCGCGCCGAAGGCGAATACGCCGATCAACTTCTTCCAGCCGAACAGGCGCCAGCCCGAAAACACCAGCACCAAGCCGTACGTGATCCATGACGCGCGCGCGCCGGCCAGCATCACCACGATGCCGGCGGCGGCGGCGGCGAGCAGCCAGCCGGCGAAACCGAAGCGCCGGCCGGCGGCGTACAGCAGGAACGGCGACAGGCTGGCCAGCACGATGCCGAGCTTGAGGTTGCAGGGGCCGAGCACGCCGCTGAGGCGATCGACCGCATCCACCGCCGCGGGCGTGCACATGGGTTCGCCGCTGATCGCGCGCTTGACCGCATCCAGGCTCCAAAACAGCGGGCTGGTGCCCGACACGGCCTGCAGCAGCGCATCCAGCGTCCACACGCCGACGATCGCCGCCAGGCCGCCGAACGTGATGCGGCGCCCGCGCGCATCGCCTACCGCGGCGGCGACCAGCCACAGGAACGGCAGGTAGCGCAGGTCCACCAGCGATTCGCGCAAGGCGCGGCCCTGGTCGAGCGCGTCGAGCGACGACACCACTTCCGGCATCCAGTATGCGAAGAACAGCACGCTGGTCAGCGCCCAGGTCGGCCCGCTGAGCAGCGCGGCGGTGCCGCGGAAGCGCGCCAGCAGCAGGCGTACGATCGCAGCCAGCGCGCCGAGCACCATCACGCCTTCCGCATACCCCGGCGCCGGCCACAAGGCCACGAACGCCAGCACCCAGGCGGGTGCCCAGCGCCAACCGGGCGCGTTATCCAGCGTTGGGGTCATGGTCGGTGAGCTCTCGGTAGCAATCGAGCGTCGCGGCCTGCATGGCCTGCAAGGTGTAAGCGGACATCGTAACGGTTGACGCCGACGGATGCGCGAGCAGTTGCAGCGCCGCCGCCTGCAACGCAGCGGCATCGAATGGCGGCACCGCGCCCTGCGGCTGCAGTTCGCGCAATAGCTCGCCGACGCCGCCGTGGGCCCAGCCCAGCACTGGCCTGCCGACCGACAGGGCCTCGATCACCGTGCGCCCGAACGCTTCGGGTTTGCGCGAGAGCTGCAGCACCAGGTCGGAAGCCGCATAGGCCTGCGCGATAGCGGAAGTCGCTTCGGTGATCGCGACCGCCTCACCGACGCCATGGGCCGCAGCGGCGGCCTGCAGCTCGGCGATGTAGCGTTCGCGGCCGCGTTCGCGCGCGCCGGGCATCCACAGGCGGGCGTCCGCGCCGGCGCGGCGCAATCCGGCGAGCAAGCCGATCGCATCGATATGCCCTTTCAGGCGCGTGCCGCGTCCGGGCAGAAGCAGCAAGGGACCGTGGCCGCGCAATTGCGGATGCATCGCCGCAATCGCCGCGCGCGCGGCG includes:
- a CDS encoding O-antigen ligase family protein → MTPTLDNAPGWRWAPAWVLAFVALWPAPGYAEGVMVLGALAAIVRLLLARFRGTAALLSGPTWALTSVLFFAYWMPEVVSSLDALDQGRALRESLVDLRYLPFLWLVAAAVGDARGRRITFGGLAAIVGVWTLDALLQAVSGTSPLFWSLDAVKRAISGEPMCTPAAVDAVDRLSGVLGPCNLKLGIVLASLSPFLLYAAGRRFGFAGWLLAAAAAGIVVMLAGARASWITYGLVLVFSGWRLFGWKKLIGVFAFGAIALAVLAFSSPQVRDRIERTTQALAEEDGGVDTALSGRGRIWSAAACMVREHPINGVGARGFREAFPHCDPRAGQTPAWGVGPALHAHQIVLEILSETGFIGLLLWLAGAAMAWHAWRYADAASRERARPAMLALCVTVFPFNTHLAFYSTFWGGLTLMLAALYAGSLLARGDR
- a CDS encoding glycosyltransferase, with the translated sequence MTRALTVVQLLPALESGGVERSTIEIADALVRAGHRAIVVSAGGRLLPALLAAGAEHVELDIGRKSLLTLRHVSALRRLLAASGADIVHARSRLPAWIGWRALRRWPDAPRPHFVTTMHGLNSPSRYSAIMTRGERVICVSRTVRDYLLRHYPRTDPGKLRVIPRGIDPAQFPHAPSPDRAARAAIAAMHPQLRGHGPLLLLPGRGTRLKGHIDAIGLLAGLRRAGADARLWMPGARERGRERYIAELQAAAAAHGVGEAVAITEATSAIAQAYAASDLVLQLSRKPEAFGRTVIEALSVGRPVLGWAHGGVGELLRELQPQGAVPPFDAAALQAAALQLLAHPSASTVTMSAYTLQAMQAATLDCYRELTDHDPNAG
- the lpxL gene encoding LpxL/LpxP family Kdo(2)-lipid IV(A) lauroyl/palmitoleoyl acyltransferase, encoding MSSNSPAGPPPLSPRHWPMWLVLGGICLAARLPWALQRVLGRALGRLMLRLLPDRRDAARTNLALCLPELSEAARETLLRQSFDDLGIGLFEFGRAWWGSIATLRRDVRIEGLDKLAALQAQGRGVLLISGHFMTLETCGRLLCDHVALAGMYRRHRNPVFEWAVKRGRLRYASAMFANDELRAAVRHLKRGGFLWYAPDQDMRGKETVFAPFFGIPASTITATHQLARLTGCAVVPFFHRREDGRYLLRVGDPLPDFPTADVVADSARVNAAIEEMVRQAPSQYLWIHRRFKRLPDGQPSVYS
- a CDS encoding glycosyltransferase family 2 protein, which gives rise to MSAQAARAPLSAVVTTYNNAATLERCLASVAFCDEIVVLDSDSTDATRDIAQRHGARVDVEAFKGYGPQKQSAIDRARHDWVLLLDADEHLSDAGRAAIERELRSPRADGYRLPRREWLFWRWPHPFTRPNWQLRLFRRSCGRMNAVPVHAAPEIEGRAIDLDAPFLHYGEPRLHDRVDKVNRYSSGLVEHKKSRRPALLGLRMLLYPPLAFAKLYFGKRYFLNGWAGYFAARTQAFYAFLKYAKLYEAQRRSD